Proteins encoded in a region of the Raphanus sativus cultivar WK10039 chromosome 8, ASM80110v3, whole genome shotgun sequence genome:
- the LOC130498684 gene encoding transcription factor MYB61-like translates to MGRHSCCYKQKLRKGLWSPEEDEKLLNHITIHGHGCWSSVPKLAGLQRCGKSCRLRWINYLRPDLKRGAFSPEEESLIVELHAVLGNRWSQIAARLPGRTDNEIKNLWNSSIKKKLRQRGIDPNTHKPISEVDKDKPTRSSNNDHKSPSSSAATNQDFFLERPSDFSDYFGLQKLNFNSNLGLSATPESSLCTMIPGQFSPGNMVGSVFQTQVCVKPSISLPPDSSSSTVSRGDHAASNWEFQTNNTSNFFDNGGFSWPIANPSSSVVKPNHNFEEVKWSEYLNTPFFNGSTVQSQNSQQICIKSEAEYLAKVSNMADPWSQSQNENLGTPEASDVFSKDLQRMAVSFGQSL, encoded by the exons ATGGGGAGACATTCTTGCTGTTACAAACAAAAGCTGAGAAAAGGGCTGTGGTCTCCTGAAGAAGACGAGAAGCTTCTCAATCACATCACCATTCATGGCCATGGCTGCTGGAGCTCTGTCCCTAAACTCGCTG GTTTGCAGAGATGTGGAAAGAGTTGTAGACTGAGATGGATAAATTACTTGAGACCTGATTTAAAGAGAGGAGCTTTCTCTCCTGAGGAAGAGAGTCTCATCGTTGAGCTTCACGCTGTCCTCGGAAACAG atggtCACAGATTGCGGCTAGACTTCCGGGAAGAACCGACAACGAGATCAAGAATCTATGGAACTCGAGCATAAAAAAGAAACTGAGGCAAAGAGGCATTGACCCGAACACACACAAACCCATCTCCGAAGTTGACAAAGACAAACCAACAAGAAGCAGCAACAACGACCACAAGTCTCCTAGTTCATCCGCTGCAACTAACCAAGACTTCTTCCTCGAAAGGCCATCTGATTTCTCAGACTACTTCGGTCTTCAGAAGCTTAACTTCAACTCCAACCTAGGACTCTCTGCTACACCTGAGTCTTCTCTCTGTACGATGATTCCGGGGCAGTTTAGCCCCGGAAACATGGTTGGGTCTGTCTTTCAGACTCAGGTTTGCGTAAAGCCTTCAATTAGTCTCCCTCCGGACAGCAGTTCGAGTACTGTCTCCAGAGGCGATCATGCAGCATCTAACTGGGAGTTTCAGACAAACAACACCTCGAACTTCTTCGATAACGGTGGATTCTCATGGCCAATCGCAAACCCTTCTTCTTCAGTAGTTAAACCTAATCATAACTTTGAAGAAGTGAAATGGTCAGAGTATTTGAACACACCGTTCTTCAATGGAAGCACCGTACAGAGCCAAAACTCTCAGCAGATCTGCATCAAATCAGAGGCAGAGTACTTAGCCAAAGTTTCCAACATGGCAGATCCTTGGAGCCAAAGCCAGAACGAGAATCTAGGCACACCTGAAGCTAGTGACGTGTTCTCCAAGGATCTTCAGAGAATGGCCGTCTCTTTTGGTCAGTCCCTttag
- the LOC108830939 gene encoding pectin acetylesterase 1-like: MNAILWSWSLTGLFLLSIIANGVMGSDEMDLFNNFSGTNMFQKQDDGADVLMVGLTLVQTAAAEGAVCLDGSVPGYHLYRGYGSGANNWIIQLQGGAWCDSIEDCQNRKRSRVGSSTLMETPIEFKGILSNKAAENPDFYNWNKAVVRYCDGASFSGDSENKTAQLQFRGKRIFLAVMEDLMAKGMCHAKQALLSGCSSGGLAAILRCDDFSSLFPPTTEVKCMSDAGFFLDAVDISGARSIRRMYSGVVNTQGLQNTLPLTCTSHLDPTSCFFPQNIINQVKTPLFVLNSAFDSWQIENSIAPPSADPSDSWHNCRSNFTCNASQMQFLEGFRMSMLDALKTFSMSNKNGLFIISRWAHCLAQRKDTWFPGNSQPGEDKGIAVVVGDWYFERAKE; this comes from the exons ATGAATGCTATTTTGTGGAGTTGGAGTCTCACAGGACTCTTTCTCTTGAGCATTATTGCAAATGGGGTAATGGGTTCTGATGAAATGGACTTGTTTAACAATTTCAGTGGCACAAATATGTTTCAGAAACAAGATGATGGTGCAGATGTTCTGATGGTAGGACTCACTCTGGTCCAAACAGCTGCAGCTGAAGGAGCTG TGTGTCTGGACGGGTCAGTGCCTGGATATCATTTGTATCGTGGGTACGGTTCAGGAGCAAACAACTGGATCATTCAGTTGCAG gggggTGCGTGGTGTGACAGCATAGAAGATTGTCAGAACCGTAAAAGGAGTCGTGTTGGTTCGTCTACTCTAATGGAAACACCGATAGAGTTTAAAGGAATACTAAGCAATAAAGCCGCTGAAAATCCAG ACTTTTACAATTGGAATAAAGCAGTAGTTCGGTATTGTGATGGCGCATCCTTTAGCGGTGATAGCGAAAACAAG ACGGCACAACTTCAGTTTAGAGGAAAGCGTATATTTTTAGCCGTCATGGAAGATTTGATGGCAAAGGGAATGTGTCATGCCAAGCAG GCTTTGCTCAGCGGATGTTCTTCTGGGGGTCTTGCAGCGATTTTACGCTGCGATGATTTCAGTAGTCTGTTTCCTCCTACCACCGAAGTTAAATGCATGAGCGATGCTGGTTTCTTCCTCGATGC GGTTGATATATCTGGAGCTCGTTCTATAAGGCGTATGTATTCTGGTGTCGTAAACACCCAG GGTTTACAAAATACGCTTCCTCTCACATGTACAAGCCATCTTGATCCAACTTCG TGCTTTTTCCCTCAAAACATAATCAACCAAGTCAAGACACCGTTGTTTGTTCTCAACTCGGCATTTGATTCGTGGCAG ATTGAAAATAGCATAGCTCCACCATCTGCTGATCCGAGTGACAGTTGGCATAATTGCAGGTCCAACTTCACGTGCAACGCCTCTCAGATGCAATTCTTGGAAG GTTTCAGAATGAGCATGTTAGATGCCTTAAAGACCTTTTCGATGTCAAACAAGAACGGATTGTTTATTATCTCGCGCTGGGCTCATTGTCTAGCGCAGAGAAAAGATACTTGGTTTCCTGGAAACTCTCAACCGGGTGAAGATAAG GGGATTGCTGTAGTTGTTGGAGATTGGTATTTCGAAAGAGCAAAAGAGTAA